From Erigeron canadensis isolate Cc75 chromosome 8, C_canadensis_v1, whole genome shotgun sequence, one genomic window encodes:
- the LOC122578239 gene encoding endoglucanase 12-like, whose product MYAANHWGGSLEIANENDNEDQNSRRDMDRASLYNTQSQQSGPLLDQTQQSWLLDPNDASRKKSKTRYVDLGCIVVKRKVLKWTLIAFFVAFLVIGLPIIIANSIPKHKSKPPPPDQYTQALHKALLFFNAQKSGKLPKNNGIKWRGDSGLQDGADATDVKGGLVGGYYDAGDNSKFNFPMSFAMTMLSWSVIEYEHKYKSIKEYDHTRELIRWGTDYLLRTFNSSATKIDHIYGQVGGSQNASTTPDDHNCWERPEDMDYKRPTQMITSGADLAGEMTAALAAASIVFRDDTAYSKKLVQGASTVWKFARDGGKRTRYSKNNLWIEPYYNSTGYYDEYIWGSAWMYYATGNASYLWLATNEGLPRHAKALTDNPSQRVLSWDNKSPAAMLLLTRLRLFLNPGYPYEGLLRSYHNATSLTMCSYLQQYQVFNWTKGGLIELSRGQPQNLQYVVNAVFLSSLYADYLEAANLPGWYCGTTFFRLKTLRDFATSQMDYILGKNPMNMSYVVGHGKKYPTHVHHRGASIPNNNVKYSCKGGFKWLSSGKPNPNIITGAMVAGPDRFDKYRDVRANYSYTEPTLAGNAGLVAALVSLTATAGDGVEKNSIFSGIPPLFPMPPPPPPPWKP is encoded by the exons ATGTATGCAGCAAATCATTGGGGAGGATCATTGGAAATAgcaaatgaaaatgataatgaagATCAAAACAGTAGAAGGGACATGGATAGGGCATCATTATACAACACTCAAAGTCAACAAAGTGGACCCCTGTTAGATCAAACTCAACAAAGTTGGCTTTTGGACCCAAATGATGCTTCAAGAAAGAAAAGCAAGACAAGGTATGTCGATTTAGGGTGCATCGTTGTGAAACGAAAAGTATTGAAATGGACGTTGATCGCGTTCTTTGTTGCTTTTCTGGTGATCGGGCTTCCGATCATAATTGCAAATTCGATTCCAAAGCATAAATCCAAGCCCCCGCCACCGGATCAATACACTCAAGCATTGCACAAGGCGCTTTTGTTCTTCAACGCCCAAAAAT CTGGGAAGTTACCAAAGAACAATGGGATTAAATGGAGAGGGGATTCAGGGCTTCAAGATGGAGCCGACGCTACGGATGTCAAAGGAGGATTGGTAGGAGGATATTACGACGCTGGTGACAATTCCAAGTTCAATTTCCCAATGTCATTTGCGATGACAATGTTGAGTTGGAGCGTAATTGAGTACGAACACAAGTACAAGTCCATCAAAGAGTATGATCATACCCGAGAACTTATCAGGTGGGGAACAGATTACTTGCTTCGGACCTTCAACTCCTCGGCTACCAAAATTGACCACATTTACGGCCAGGTAGGAGGCTCTCAAAATGCTTCAACAACGCCGGATGATCACAATTGCTGGGAAAGACCCGAAGACATGGACTACAAGCGGCCAACACAAATGATCACATCAGGAGCTGATCTTGCAGGAGAAATGACAGCTGCTTTGGCAGCAGCATCTATTGTCTTTAGAGACGATACTGCATACTCCAAGAAGCTGGTGCAAGGTGCCTCTACAGTATGGAAATTCGCAAGAGATGGAGGCAAACGCACCCGCTATTCTAAAAACAACCTTTGGATAGAACCATACTATAACTCCACAGGGTACTATGATGAATACATATGGGGTAGTGCCTGGATGTATTATGCAACGGGTAACGCCAGTTACCTATGGTTAGCAACGAACGAAGGACTTCCAAGACATGCTAAAGCGTTAACCGATAACCCAAGCCAACGGGTTCTAAGTTGGGATAACAAGTCCCCTGCTGCAATGCTCTTGCTAACAAGGCTTCGCTTGTTTTTAAACCCCGGATACCCTTACGAAGGCTTGCTACGCAGCTATCACAACGCCACCTCGCTAACCATGTGTTCATACCTTCAGCAATATCAAGTCTTTAACTGGACTAAAG GAGGGCTAATCGAACTTAGTCGAGGACAACCACAAAATTTACAATATGTCGTCAATGCTGTATTTTTATCTTCACTTTACGCGGATTATTTGGAAGCTGCTAACCTTCCGGGTTGGTACTGTGGCACAACATTTTTTCGCTTGAAGACACTTAGAGACTTTGCCACTTCTCAG atggaCTACATTTTGGGCAAAAACCCTATGAACATGAGCTATGTGGTCGGACATGGCAAGAAATACCCAACACACGTACACCATCGAGGCGCATCAATACCAAACAACAATGTCAAATATTCGTGCAAAGGTGGGTTCAAATGGCTGTCTTCAGGTAAACCTAACCCGAACATCATCACAGGGGCCATGGTTGCAGGACCAGATAGATTCGACAAGTATAGAGATGTACGTGCCAATTATAGCTATACGGAACCCACATTGGCTGGAAATGCGGGTTTGGTTGCTGCACTTGTGTCACTCACCGCAACGGCTGGTGATGGTGTGGAGAAGAACTCTATATTTTCAGGAATTCCACCGTTGTTTCCcatgccaccaccacctccaccaccatgGAAACCATGA
- the LOC122610959 gene encoding uncharacterized protein LOC122610959, with product MEKRGRSPSFRRRNSIEQQGIINPEIYAILEQRKLLTSFSAEHKKVPIYSKHTVSSILYAQNVKRVSHSHSFDKTKSPRQSVDKPPISLSKVMPSKTKSNEDNLPSSYTKPSSPKPENTKKPHPRNYVNVVENNVRSRKQPTKGFGSKTGELLSSKDDHNLTTYEECDKITLSETNDVILIAEDHDNQHLVMEDVHDEMKSDQKGEKNLQCELLVPICLEGNADHHMPQLSNIACPDPINVTVVESVNDEHLIDHNDETFDAGGDHLIACPNVDKENQKAENEQVAPDQVVDVGSKLVVEVDDQEQRKRKESNDVMAPNKEDLISKMVAAYQQQVVAHGKKDIATYNNSSVTEETISKLREQRSNKVKALVGAFESAISHDQYDVLPKKLLRTHQ from the coding sequence ATGGAGAAAAGAGGGAGGTCTCCTTCATTCCGTAGAAGAAATTCGATCGAGCAACAAGGCATAATTAACCCTGAGATTTATGCAATTCTAGAGCAAAGAAAGTTATTGACCTCATTTTCAGCAGAACATAAAAAAGTTCCTATATATTCTAAGCATACGGTGAGCTCAATCCTTTATGCTCAAAATGTTAAAAGAGTATCGCATTCACATTCATTTGACAAAACCAAGTCTCCAAGACAATCGGTTGACAAGCCTCCTATTTCACTATCGAAAGTTATGCCttctaaaacaaaatccaatGAAGACAATCTTCCAAGCTCTTACACTAAACCTAGTTCACCAAAACccgaaaataccaaaaaacCACATCCGAGGAACTATGTTAATGTTGTGGAGAATAACGTCAGGAGTCGGAAGCAACCTACAAAGGGTTTTGGAAGCAAGACCGGGGAACTATTGTCATCTAAAGACGATCACAACCTCACAACTTATGAAGAATGTGATAAAATCACCCTGAGTGAAACTAATGACGTCATTCTAATAGCAGAGGACCATGATAATCAACATCTAGTGATGGAAGATGTACATGATGAAATGAAGTCTGATCAAAAGGGCGAAAAGAACCTTCAATGTGAGCTTTTGGTTCCTATATGTTTGGAAGGAAATGCAGATCATCATATGCCTCAATTATCTAATATTGCGTGTCCTGATCCTATTAATGTGACGGTTGTTGAAAGTGTAAACGACGAACATTTAATTGATCATAACGATGAGACATTTGATGCGGGTGGTGATCATCTTATAGCGTGTCCTAATGTTgataaagaaaatcaaaaagcgGAAAATGAACAAGTGGCGCCAGATCAGGTAGTAGACGTTGGATCAAAATTAGTAGTTGAAGTAGATGATCAAGAGCAACGAAAACGAAAAGAATCAAACGACGTCATGGCACCGAATAAAGAAGATCTGATATCAAAAATGGTAGCGGCATACCAACAGCAAGTTGTGGCTCATGGGAAGAAGGACATCGCAACATACAACAACAGTAGTGTGACAGAGGAAACGATAAGTAAGCTTCGGGAGCAAAGGAGCAACAAGGTCAAGGCATTAGTTGGTGCTTTTGAATCTGCTATTTCACATGATCAATATGATGTCTTGCCCAAAAAATTATTACGTACTCATcaataa
- the LOC122578186 gene encoding serine/arginine-rich splicing factor RSZ22-like: MSRVYVGNLDPRVNEREIEDEFRVFGVIRSVWVARRPPGYAFVDFDDKRDAQDAIRELDGKNGWRVEMSHNSRNGGDRGGGGGRGGGGGRGRSGGSDLKCYECGEPGHFARECRGGGGGRRRSRSRSPAARYRRSPSYGRRSYSPRGGRSPPRRSLSPPRKTNYSRSPPYRGREEVPYSNGNGLRDRRRSRS, encoded by the exons ATGTCACGTGTGTATGTTGGTAACTTGGATCCAAGGGTTAACGAACGTGAAATCGAGGACGAGTTTCGCGTTTTTGGTGTCATTCGTAG TGTGTGGGTTGCAAGACGACCTCCTGGTTAtgcttttgttgattttgatgacaaACGAGATGCTCAGGATGCCATTCGTGAACTCGACG GTAAGAATGGTTGGAGAGTAGAAATGTCTCACAACTCTAGAAATGGAGGAGAtagaggtggtggtggaggtcgtggtggtggaggcggccgTGGTCGCTCTGGTGGTTCTGATCTTAAGTGCTATGAGTGTGGCGAGCCTGGTCACTTTGCTCGTGAGTGccgtggtggtggaggcggtaGACGTCGCAGCCGCAGTCGAAGCCCTGCAGCTAGATACCGCAGGAGCCCTAGCTACGGCCGGAG GAGCTACAGTCCTCGTGGTGGCAGGTCACCGCCACGTCGTAGCTTGTCACCACCCCGCAAGACTAACTACAGCAGGTCACCACCGTATCGTGGACGAGAGGAGGTGCCATATTCAAACGG aAATGGGCTTAGAGACAGGCGTCGTAGCAGGAGCTAA